The genomic segment tatgtagaaaTTCAAATAGCTTTAAATCTAGTATGACTTTCTATGAGATTACTCCAACCAATTTTGATGATGGTTGGTGGAAATGATTTAAACAAAGCTAGAACAAGATTGAAAATAATGACTATATGAATGTGTATTTAGATTGAATTCCACCTATCTTCTTCATTTGTACTTTTACCGACTCAATATATATCGATGTAGTTATTTAGTGTCAATGAAAGTTATTAGCTCATTTTAAATCAATCCCTTGAGTTTAGAATCTAAGGATTTCAATAACAACGATGATTCCTCAATCACTAATAAATTCTCCTTGCTTTAGATATGCATGACTCTTAActcaactaaaatatttaaatatattccTAGAATTTATACGCATTATGTAAGTTGAGTAATCAATTCATCCAAACATTAAAGCATAAACCAAATCATTAACACATGAATAACAACaatgatatatataaaacagTAATAgtacaaataattatattagatTACATCTAACCTACAAGACACTCATGTTGACGATTATCACTACAAGTACAAGGTGTTATTGTCCCTCTCTTATAACTCTCTTAAAATGTTACAATGAATATAGAGAGAATATcctaaaaaatgtataaaagaagagctcattaaaataaagtagcactatatttttatagaaaataaagattgaCGTTCAACTCCAATCTTCAGTGCTTAATAGTAGAGGTTTCTTCTCGTGCAAGGTTTTCTTGTGACTCAGGCTTATGCTTTGGTGTTTAGCCTTGAAGTTTCCTCTCTAGGAAGGTTTCCTTTGGGTTGAAATCTTCCTCTTATGCTTAGGTTATTTAGATTTGATCAATTTAAGCTTCTTCATCAAGCAGTTTCTTTCGTGACTTAGTTTCTTGCTTTGATGTTTAGCTGCGtaaacattattttgaatttttcttaacCGCATCTCAACACTCAACATCTACTACAAAGTTTAATTCTATAGTTTTtctaaaactgaaaaaaaacaaacaaatatatatatatatatatatatatatatatatatatatatatatatattataatttcattaaaatcaCACTTAACTAATTCTCGGtaccttattattatttttaagttaaaaagattttatttacttaacaatacattaaattcatataatttaagtataaaaaacaTAAGTAAATTGGATACTTATAAGTTATACATTGTAATTACTCTATATAAATGTGCGTTTAACTAACTAGTATATTAATTTGACAAACCTATAATTATCATATACTTTACTCTTTCTTATTTGAGGGATAACACTTATCAATTATGCAATGTAATTACTCGATATAAGTGAGTTTAACTAACTAGTATATTAATTTGacaaacatataattattatatacttccctttttttttatttgactgaATCTTTATGATACATTATATTCATTCTTTGGTTCTTATCTCCTTCCATCAGCAATGTAATggataactatatatatatatatatatatatatattatttttctttagacATTATTTTACGAGTATTTGATTATCTTTGTTAAggtttttgtatttataatcaTAAACTATTTTAGAGAATCTCTTTATTacctaattttaacttataaataaactcattgtaatttataaagaaatttatttattatttttctaaatttttttataaaaagtttgtcTAAATATGTgctaaaaatacatttaatcttttattcattatttttatcttcaatcATAAAATGTGATCTCAATCTATAGAATACGATACGGGCCAACAGGAGCATCAGTATCGTAATTGTGAACCGTTGGATGAACATGCAGACTAGTTGGTTTGACGGCCAATATCCTCCTTTCACGGCTACGTTAACGAAAGAACAGTGTAATTTTCTTtaactaatttcattttcacCAGGTTTCGCGGTGCatttgatttgaatttcttAAAACGGACGACGTCGTTCTCATACCGTCACTTTATCACCCAAATATCGCAGTGGGTCCTAAATATCCCATGTGCCTTTCCTCGTTTTCTATAGAGATAAggatttaatttaaatagtttaagaTTGTAAAGATTTTCTATGATGTCAATGATTGACTTTTACcacaattatatttatattttgactGCTTTATAgggtaaaataaatataaaagaaatgtaaTATTATATGAACAAGAATGGACttgtatatttcattttagatttaatagtttattttgtccTTAGTTTTGCTAAATAATATCAATTCTGTCTCTTATTTTAAAGCGTTTGAAATTAGTCtttacttattaaattttatcagATCATcaattcatttttgtttctatttaataGAAGGAATAATATTGACTAATAAGCGAAGAtcaatttcaaacacttttaaagaCATTATTTAACAAAACTGTGGATAAAATAAGCTATTAAATATCCATTTTACCAGTGAAAAAAATGTAGTTTATTTCGTTTAAGATTGACAAACACTCcttcagttttttattttatttgtcataatttttttttataaacaatgcTTCCTTGATCTATTATACTCAAGAATTCAAGACATTCttaattatatcaattatacTTTTACATTgacttcaattttaattatttaatttatttattaaaaaatttccatttaaattcatattgaaccgtaaatttgttttgattccaaaataaatattttatgaggGAAAACGATCTATATGTATTTGACTTTTTTCAATTGGAATTTGACTTTGTATTTACAACTGAGAGGAGTGaatctatttttaaatatattaaaagaatttttttaaggCGAATATATCTTTTATGTATTTGAAATATTTGGTGAATGTTTTAATTACCAAATTTTGGAGAGACGAGTGAAATATTTAAATCtgtattgtttttatattgattCAAGTGTTCTCACAACTTTAAgattttctcttatttatttatttatttttgtttaagatGTTCTTTTTTTGCGCCTTATAATGTAATGTCATGCCACCAATAACCCCCTCGATAATAGCGTTTCTTGAATTCAAATTCATGACAGAGTGTAACACCTTTTTCTAATAAAGtgtctttattaatttaattattttaagaggTAAATAATTCCTaccaaattttaacaaaattaagttaTGAGATAAAGGTTCGtgtgaattattattattttgtatataatagtgtaaaattaagaaaaattatgagaaaaaaatatttatattcaatcaaagaagatataaaatataatattaagaaataaatacataaatatatattgatatattaaataagaaaaattaagtagAATAAGTCAAAGACACTCCATCAATTAATATtgaggttaaatatgtttttagtcctatCAAAAGATTTTGGTTTTCGTCCATCTTCgaaaggtttgttcattttagtccttttagttttgaaactcttatgtttagtccttaaaattgagTGGCGTTAAGTTTTctttgatgtggcaaacggcgaatCCGCGTGTGATGCCACCTTCCCTTATATGTGTGTGCCACgttgcttttctttcttttttttaaatgtcacCATCCCAGAAACGTTTACCTTTTCCAAACAGAAACCCTAATCCTCCTCTACCGTTAGTCATGTCGTGCCGCCGCAAGGCCGCCACTGTCGAAAAGCTGCCATCAACACCATGAATCCTTCAAGCTCACATCGTACCACTGCCATGAGCAACCATTCGCCGTCGTCGAGAGCTTCTACAGCCTCCATCATCATATCGCGCAAGCAACCCCCAAGTCGTCGCGAGTTCAGAGTTCCAGCACCCTTCTGCGTGAGCCATCCTTCATTGTCCTTCACCGTCAATGTCGCCGCAACCCGCTGTAGAGACCACCCAGAGCTCCTTCTTTGCGTCGCAAGCGACGCCGTTCAATCTCTTTCCACAACCAAAGGGGCAAATCACCACCATCATCAAgcaacatcatcttcttcccAAATCACTAGCAACACGAGTTCTGAGGGGTAATCCGAGTACAAAATATGCATCTCCATCTGGAGGGATTCACAATTAACTACTACATAAATGTATGACATTTGGAAATACTTTTCTCTGTAGGCTctaatgttttcttttcagATTTTTATGGCAAGAtcattttctttctatctttctttttcttgattaaaggggaggtggagaggttttctttatttttatgcgAGTAATTATTGTTGGCCAAGTATGTGCGGGTCAGTTTGACAGACGCAACACCAGAAGTTTCATGAACACATTTTACTATAGTAACCTGTAGTGGGTGGATTTTATTTTCCTGATTTGAATGAggaattttaaataatgtagaATTTTCAACCATTTATGTTTCTCAGaagcactagtacaaaaacagtgtataacgtcacgcgtttaacGTCGAACCACTGAATAACtaacgttaaaaatgagcggtgacatttttgtaaataaatgcaattattaaacgtcgtttataattgtaattcgacgtaaaagaatataaaacgtcgaatgactttcaaattcgacgtcaaaaggttagtgaattcaataaaaatttgagcaggagattgaaaattcattaactTTATCATAGCGcacgataccctcttctcttctcaaacttttctcgaatgAAGTTTGACGaacatcacatgtaatctttctttcatttgatacaaatgcatgttaattaattactttatgtatgatttttgtttgttttaaccgattattttcgtgctcttttccttcataggcgcattttgctttctctcacactgtgacgaaactttattccgacgaacccaccttttgaaggttagttttcgttttcgttttcgttttgaagaacttatttgttgaatttttttgttgttttttttgttgaacttgtttgttgttgttatttagttgaacttgtttgttgttgttgtttgattgaacttgtttgttgttggttattattgttgaTACTACGTACACTAcatgttcatagttcatgctttataaaatataccaaaaacagaaatttgttatttttttgcttttcaagtCTCGTAGAGTtataaaaaaggatcacaattaattaaaaaaaattgactaacgttgaatattgacaaaattcgacgttaagttaacgtcgtatattaataaaattcgacgttaatttaacgtcgaattttttaaattcgacgtaaatTTAACAATATGACGTCGTTCGTGAATTCGcagttaaaagcccaaaatattcgacgttgtacgcgatttttgtactagtgaaggAACATTATAATATTGGAAGTGTAATTGAGCCATATTATTTCCATGTGGTTGATTGGATTGAACCTGCAATTGGTTTTACTAAAGATTTCAGTTTGTACCTTTGATTATTATGGTGGCATGTGCTCACAAAATGGACGAAAATGAAGACTTAGGGGAGAGAACAATGGTGGATGTGAAAGAGATGAGCGGAAGTTTTAAGTGATTAGGGGAGAAGAAGGAAGGGTTTGGAAAAAATGTGGCAAATACTTAATTTCatttcagaaaaagaaaagcaacgTGGCACAGGAAGGTGACATCACACGTGGGCttgccgtttgccacatcaaagaaaacttaacgtcgttcaattttaaggactaaacataagagtttcaaaactaagaggactaaaatgaacaaacctttcgaagagggacgaaaaccaaaaTCGCTCGATAGTTTAGGGACACCTATCtattctaatactctattttctaggttcttacataAATAACTCATTTTGACATATTAGAGACGCCACCGCTCAACACTATAATAGTATTGTTGAGCGCCATCAGTTAAAACATATAAGGAGTTCTCTATCAAACCACCACTCAATGTCATTTTCCACTGCTAAGATCTACCCTAGTGGTGACCAACCCTACTATTCCACCACGTAGCCCTAGGCAGTTTGAGAACACTTTGAATTTTAAGCATTAGTGTGATCCTAAAGGTGTCCAACGTAGGTATTTACTTCAAAATTGATCTTTTCTTGTCTCAAAACATGTTCCCTTGAGTTCTTTCTTATTTTCCTCCTCTATAATTGCtccatattaatttattttacacttataaaCAAAGACATTAAAggtaaaacaaacataaaacaactaaaatacaaaataatacaaaatacacTAACTTGAGGGTAAAACAAGATTAAAGCTATAAAAAAGTTGATTTATTCATGACAATAGACACACAAAAGCAGGTAAAAATGGACGTTATCACCGGGCACACCATGGTCGATAGGGAACAACATGGATGACTAACCAAAGTATGGTCAGATTAGCAATGATGATGAATTACCCATTTAATGAAGATTATGGTATGATTGGATCATCATTAGATCGACAAAAGGTAAAGACTCGTCCCTActactataaataaaggtctcaggtatgacttTGAGAGATCATGCACATAATATCATCATTTGCCAACCAATCATCCACTAACTTTAGCATCAGAGTATCTTATGCAGGTACTCTCCGAGCAATTCTGAATGAGTGGGAAACCTTGAAGAATGAGGTAGGACCACAACAGAGTCTATCCAGTCTACAATGAAGCTCATCTAGTCTACAATAGAGCTCGTCAGTTTACAAGAGCCCTTCCTTTAATGCTCACTATGAATCCGTCCAGTTTTCAACACAACTTGCCTAATTAAGGTACCTACCCATGAAACAatagtaattattaaataaaatttaatgaggTTAAAGGCATgtcaaacaacaaatataactataaagtaacgaaataaataaaataaggttAGAACtctttaatgataaaatataaaatataaataagatgaTGTTAGAAACACTTAAACAAAAATAGTTGTAagattaacaaataaataaagagatGAAGTTAGGCATACCttaatgaacaaaaataattatgaaataaataagtaaatattatGAGATTTGgaagataattataaaataaataaataaatgtatagaATATCTCATTCCCTTACCCGTGTATGGTACACTAAAATtagattaataatattttaaaaaaatttctctctctttttttctccttctttgcTACCtctttatatttaactttttacgcatatttataaaaaaagagttatttcttatttatttcagGCTTAATTGTGTTTCCTtcacaaatttataaactttcaatgaaatccctgatacatttttatgtttattaattttttaataaatttattttttagttgagGTTTTGCTATTAATTTTTTCTGTTAACAAGGTGATAGAGCTATTAAGTGACTTATGTGGTTGCTGTTATGTCATGTTACCTGAATTGttgtgttattttattattttaaaaatttataatttatgatcttataattttaaaattataattttataattttatattcataattttgtaattttgtaatttaataatttataagtataaattataaagttataaatcaCTATTTGATCCTTACTTTTGTTTTGCATGGAAGTGTATCCCTTGTCAAAGTTTTTTTTGAGCTTCATGTCTTGTTGTTGACATCCTCTGCTTAGGTAGTTGAAATAgactattttatctttgttattTCCATCAATCATTGATAATACAAAAATGCTGATTGCTGATTGCTGATTGAAGGTTCGTACTATTTGTTAGGATCACCTTATAAGGTTGTTTTGAATCAACTTGTAGAaaataaacatcataaaagATGGGTTTTCAAGTTGTCTATTCTTCTTAAACTTATTCTACCAACCTTGTCTACTCTTTTCTTTTAACGTATTTTCTAGCACTTCGTCTTCGATTTTTTCAAATGATGTATACCAAAGAGCTATGTCTAATGATAACATGTCATTTATTCATGTTTCATGATTTGTTTGTCACCAGTGAAAACacatttaatctttttaattgatttttcattACGATTTCTCTTACATGATTTTCATCCTGACCCGTATAAATTGagattaaaaaattttacaaaactaaaatGTTCCTTAAGTGAAAAAAAGTTTATGAAATCAAAATATTCACATAATTCTTGTAGATCACCATCAGttcatgatatttcttttataaaaagtattcattttaaaaagaaaaaaaatacaattaaattctaataagtcacaaaatataaatatttttaatttgacaaAAACCTATGTTAACATTTTAATCAGACtaagaatatttaataaatttggttgtttttttatataagaaaaatacgcaacaatttaaaatatttaaattttaacttactaaacatatttgactttttttaagTGACTAAACATATTCTTAAgaatcatttaatttttgttataggaaaaatttatatatatatttttacatataaataataatatatttctcatataaacatatttaagtaattttttaattttaatgaacttttatcaaaatcaacaataaattatttacaatattaaGTGGTTTATAAtgtatcatttttaatattcattaaatttattattatttgaatgaatatatgtttacaattttttaaacaagttgTTATTAGTTCAATTGTACAACATGtagtttatttgtttatctattttttactcttgtaatttttttaatatgtatgaataaaagtatatattatatttaattatataacaatacgaatgatattaaaatattaatttaaatataataaaattatattatttaataaaatatagagttttcatatgtatataatttatattatttataagaattaattaaaattttgtaataaagttAAATCTATCTTAATTCTgatcttaattaattttaaaagagattttaggaattgagtttttttttttttttctaaatctcgTTTAGAAGAATCTTCTAAAAGaaagttttctaaaaaatagGTTAGAAGTGACTCATGGAGAAGTTGAAATCTCTattctttattattcatttaataagcttttatcttatttctaagcttttatcttatttctaaACAAGTTTCTTCCTATAGTTTTTAACGAGACTTCATGTGAATTTTTATGAAGCATTTTGTCATTAAGAGacttcaaattatttttcataccaatcaaattattatataaaccAAAACATAATATCATTTATTACTAAGTATATTAAAAGAACTCTGCGTTTAATAACATACAATTAATATATGCCTTAACATAGTATAGTATATATAAGAAACCGACATAATTAAGTTTACTTGAAAGGTGTTGGAAATTGTACCAAACTTGTCAACCTTATCATTTACACCTCttgataaaatgaaataaaagaaaaaaaatataaatcatttgaataatttaacCCCAAAAGTTCGAAGgttgaatatatttttcattaatttatttaaagtgCTGGTTGCTTGCAAGCAAGAAGCtgggagagagaaaaagaaccTTCTTTCCTTCTCTCTGTTAAGTTTATTTCATCCAAACCTAAAATCCCCGACAACCACCGATTACTGATTTCAATTACATAATAACGAATCAAGAAGATCCTTTTCGGAGAAATACACAAAAATGGTGTCGGCGAACCAGGAAATGGTTGTTTACTGCTTTGACACCCTCGTCGCTCACTACAACAACCAGGAACCTCCTCCTCCGGCCTTCGATCAGGCTCAGCAGTAATTCCTctctcgttttttttttaaataatttataatttttttttctttattgacacaatatgtatttttctttgtaaatgGGAATAAAATCGTTGTGGTTTTTTCACGAGTTACTGTTTAAGTTTTGTGATGTTTAAAAGTTTCCTAATTTTTGCTCGTTCTACCATGGGAATATGCTCAAATAAGGTCATAAGTTTCTTAGTCACTTACCTGAGAAGGAAAAGGTGAAATGAATTGAGCTTTGTTCTGAGTTAAAAATCAATCCACGCACCTCTTGGAGAAGTTAGAGAAGAGAACTGCTGTAAAATTGAAGTGCATGGGTTGATTTTAACTTCTGGGAGcttttttctcttgtttatagaggagtttaTCCAAACAGAACTTAATTACAAATGGGAATTGGAAATGGAGGAACAAATATCTTTggtttaaagaaagaaaatatttgtttaatgtttaGTTAAGTCAGAATTTATAGCTGAGCTGTGTTATGGAGAGGAATATTTTACAAGACGTATTCGTTAAGAAATTTATTTGCATTGAAAGGGATTAATCTCTGATTTCTGATTGGAGATAGATATCCTTTTTCCAAACATAATTCTACTTGTGAGTTAACAACATGCCATGATATGGTGTCGTTGTTTGAAGCAactgtgttttgtttttagCCCATTGTTTGTTACATGGAAGAAAGTGGTGAATGGAGGAGATCCTCGACTTCGAGGATGCATTGGAACTCTGGAAGCACGCAGCTTGATCAGTGGGCTCAAAGATTATGCACTGACCAGGTTTGTTGATGTTATAGGTATCTCATGTTGTGTTGACACAAATTCCACTTGCATGCGTTTAATTGAACTAATTACGTTGCTCCTCATACTTGCATTATTAATATAGTACTTATGTGTTTGTGTTCTCTGCTTGCATCATCTTGTAGTGCCCTCAGGGACAGAAGGTTTCCACCCATACAGGCTAATGAGCTTCCGTTTTTGGAGTGTACAGTGTCTATTCTTACTGACTATGAAACTGCTAACAATTATCTAGATTGGGAGGTATGTGCTGATTTGCTTGTTTTGGTTTCTGGGCTATTTTTACCTTTGTCTTTATTTTGCCCCAACTTCTTTGAGCTTTTAAAACATGCC from the Vigna angularis cultivar LongXiaoDou No.4 chromosome 3, ASM1680809v1, whole genome shotgun sequence genome contains:
- the LOC108326343 gene encoding uncharacterized protein At2g38710, producing MVSANQEMVVYCFDTLVAHYNNQEPPPPAFDQAQHPLFVTWKKVVNGGDPRLRGCIGTLEARSLISGLKDYALTSALRDRRFPPIQANELPFLECTVSILTDYETANNYLDWEIEKHGIIIEFSDPVYSTRRSATYLPEVAANEGWTKIEAIDSLIRKSGYNGPITDELRMQLQLTRYQSTLFTMHYSEYVSYVKERRGEAPILAAKSPHY